One stretch of Croceibacterium atlanticum DNA includes these proteins:
- a CDS encoding D-alanine--D-alanine ligase family protein, protein MKVFRLSDIITPLTIDDKTRQETRIMFIAKHALWGGSLHPEDGNHAVYHHEVRTILEGLGLNLTLANSFDALWEKPDVDFVFPLLNRAGFFNSEMLGPLLCTRHGIPFLGASPILRGLSDDKHLAKRAAVVAGVPTAPWAIYRRGAPVTPDKHPKAERYVIKPNASSASWGVRDATDWNGIREGVEHIHAEGHDAIVEPFIVGSDVEVPVITKGDPVIMPKMIFRQADPAHLRTYYEKRDLVDRSAKYSLDAYEDAAISEKISGYTRKLWEEYRPFDYGRFEFRVNEETGEVNFLEVNLNCNLWSEKVFGRAALLAGMTQEQLIETILADSLRRNGLMA, encoded by the coding sequence ATGAAGGTTTTCCGCTTGTCCGATATCATCACCCCCCTCACCATTGACGATAAGACCCGCCAGGAAACCCGGATCATGTTCATTGCGAAACATGCTCTTTGGGGTGGAAGCCTGCACCCGGAAGACGGCAATCACGCCGTCTATCACCACGAAGTGCGTACTATCCTGGAAGGTCTGGGCCTTAACCTGACGCTGGCCAACAGCTTTGACGCGCTGTGGGAAAAGCCGGATGTCGATTTCGTCTTTCCCTTGCTCAACAGGGCCGGATTCTTCAATTCCGAAATGCTCGGTCCGCTGCTCTGCACGCGCCATGGCATTCCCTTTCTCGGCGCCAGCCCGATTCTGCGCGGCTTGTCGGACGACAAGCACCTGGCAAAACGTGCGGCAGTGGTTGCCGGTGTCCCCACCGCCCCCTGGGCGATCTATCGCCGCGGTGCGCCTGTTACGCCGGACAAGCATCCGAAGGCCGAACGCTATGTCATCAAGCCCAATGCCTCTTCCGCCAGTTGGGGTGTGCGCGACGCGACGGACTGGAACGGCATTCGCGAAGGCGTGGAACATATCCATGCCGAAGGTCATGATGCGATCGTAGAGCCCTTCATCGTCGGCAGCGACGTTGAAGTGCCGGTGATTACCAAGGGCGATCCGGTGATCATGCCCAAGATGATCTTCCGTCAGGCGGATCCGGCCCATCTGCGCACTTACTATGAAAAGCGCGATCTGGTGGACCGGAGCGCGAAATACTCGCTCGACGCCTATGAGGACGCCGCGATCTCCGAGAAGATTTCGGGCTACACCCGCAAATTGTGGGAAGAATATCGCCCCTTCGATTACGGCCGGTTCGAATTCCGCGTGAACGAGGAAACAGGTGAGGTGAACTTCCTCGAAGTCAATCTCAACTGCAATCTCTGGTCGGAGAAGGTCTTCGGGCGCGCCGCCCTGCTGGCGGGGATGACCCAGGAACAGCTTATCGAAACGATCCTGGCGGACAGTCTGCGCCGCAACGGGCTGATGGCCTGA